One window of the Acinetobacter equi genome contains the following:
- a CDS encoding DUF2797 domain-containing protein, with product MELQGICHKMRAGLTDISVTDHQTHKANVEYKLILDQSEFDLPFALGQEVEIEWTGKIYCISCGNKTNKSFSQGHCFKCFKTKASCDMCIMKPETCHYHLGTCREDSFAHDVCFQPHIVYLANSSALKVGITRLGQMPTRWLDQGATQALPIMKVGSRRLSGQLETMFGTQVADKTDWRKLLKGEAEPLNLVEIKNQLIEEFAPKIQSIRDEFSQNLEFNENIELLDNELAREFIYPVEQYPEKIKSHNLDKTPTIRGKLQGIKGQYLILDTGVINIRKYTGYEIKIRGE from the coding sequence ATGGAATTACAAGGCATTTGCCACAAAATGCGTGCAGGCCTCACAGACATTAGTGTAACTGATCATCAGACGCACAAAGCAAATGTTGAATATAAATTGATTTTGGACCAATCTGAATTTGATCTTCCCTTTGCACTAGGTCAAGAAGTTGAAATTGAATGGACTGGAAAAATATATTGTATTTCATGTGGAAATAAAACAAATAAATCATTTTCTCAGGGACATTGTTTTAAATGTTTTAAAACAAAAGCTTCTTGCGATATGTGTATTATGAAACCTGAGACATGTCACTATCATTTAGGAACGTGCCGTGAAGATAGTTTTGCTCATGATGTTTGCTTTCAGCCCCATATTGTTTATTTAGCAAATTCAAGTGCCCTTAAAGTAGGTATTACACGACTTGGACAAATGCCTACACGTTGGCTAGACCAAGGTGCAACCCAAGCACTGCCTATTATGAAAGTTGGTTCTCGTAGATTATCTGGCCAGCTTGAAACCATGTTTGGTACACAAGTTGCAGACAAAACAGATTGGCGAAAACTACTCAAAGGTGAAGCAGAACCGCTTAATCTTGTTGAGATTAAAAATCAGCTCATCGAAGAATTTGCACCCAAAATTCAATCTATTCGAGATGAATTTAGTCAAAATCTAGAATTTAATGAAAATATTGAGTTATTAGATAATGAATTAGCTCGTGAATTTATTTATCCAGTTGAACAATATCCTGAGAAGATCAAATCTCACAATTTAGATAAAACACCTACAATTCGTGGAAAGTTACAAGGAATTAAAGGACAGTATTTAATATTGGATACAGGTGTTATCAATATTCGAAAGTATACTGGCTATGAAATCAAAATTCGTGGTGAATAA
- a CDS encoding DUF6231 family protein — protein MAELNVITSMLDDLFKEQPIQTALCIGQNLEQYVHHHSIQWQYFSVSELLNLPFTRRYDLAIVLLDVDTIENIEESEKTQFLVKLRDLFAKRIIVVSRLEDEKLLRSLGFTQLIDKTTHEQNFALWQFNILTYKHIPDWFNSKFWANPENWDKFRW, from the coding sequence ATGGCTGAGTTAAATGTCATCACTTCTATGCTAGACGATTTATTCAAAGAACAGCCAATTCAGACCGCATTATGTATTGGTCAAAACTTAGAACAATACGTTCATCATCATTCAATTCAATGGCAGTATTTTAGCGTATCTGAATTATTAAATCTGCCTTTCACACGGCGATATGATTTAGCAATTGTATTATTAGATGTGGATACAATTGAAAATATTGAAGAGTCAGAAAAAACTCAATTTTTAGTGAAATTAAGAGATTTATTCGCAAAGCGTATTATTGTGGTAAGCAGATTGGAAGATGAGAAGCTTTTAAGATCTTTGGGTTTTACACAGTTAATTGATAAAACGACTCATGAACAAAATTTTGCATTATGGCAATTTAATATTTTGACTTATAAGCACATACCAGATTGGTTTAATTCAAAATTTTGGGCAAACCCTGAAAATTGGGATAAATTTCGTTGGTAA
- a CDS encoding porin: MKKTLCAFTIGAIFMTPMFGSAADVKVYGRAHVSLDYLNDGKDYKEVALSSNSSRLGFKAEQQLKNGLTTFAQIESQINFSSGSDDDNSVDFSTRDTFVGLKGDFGQVKVGRFDSPFKAARGPANFFGDMVGDLRTITRAYNHRFDERNPNTIEYTSPAFADSFNVVGALSLHNTTMIYDDETNAPNKKSKAYDLGLNYKKGSVNIATAYEHYQENASRGKRDGFRLAGSYKITPEIKLAGFYQYTSLDKNNLEGLSPKDQLRNADANVYGIAADYKLTEKTSIRGQVFYRDVDADKMNSTLLVAGFEHKLDPAVRIYANLASMINEENANLVPWNQARSNAPGSSQGVNSSNDNALALSLGLRYDF, translated from the coding sequence TGCAGATGTCAAAGTTTATGGTCGTGCACACGTTTCACTTGATTATTTAAATGATGGTAAAGATTATAAAGAAGTCGCTTTATCATCTAACTCATCTCGATTAGGCTTTAAAGCTGAACAACAATTAAAAAATGGTTTAACCACATTTGCACAAATAGAATCTCAAATTAACTTTTCAAGCGGATCTGACGATGACAACTCTGTGGACTTCTCTACGCGTGATACCTTTGTCGGCTTAAAAGGTGATTTTGGACAAGTGAAAGTTGGGCGCTTCGACAGCCCATTTAAAGCCGCTCGTGGACCTGCAAACTTTTTTGGTGATATGGTTGGGGACTTACGTACAATTACACGTGCATATAACCATAGATTCGATGAAAGAAACCCCAATACAATTGAATATACATCCCCAGCATTTGCAGATAGCTTCAATGTCGTAGGTGCATTATCACTTCATAACACCACCATGATTTATGATGATGAAACCAATGCTCCAAACAAAAAATCAAAAGCTTATGATCTAGGTCTTAACTATAAAAAAGGATCTGTAAATATTGCAACAGCATATGAACATTACCAAGAAAATGCGAGCCGTGGAAAACGAGATGGCTTTCGGTTAGCGGGATCTTATAAAATCACACCAGAAATAAAATTAGCTGGCTTTTACCAATATACAAGTTTAGATAAAAATAACTTAGAAGGTCTATCACCTAAAGACCAACTTCGCAATGCCGATGCAAATGTTTATGGTATAGCAGCAGATTACAAACTAACTGAAAAAACTTCTATTCGAGGGCAAGTTTTTTATAGAGATGTAGATGCAGACAAAATGAATTCCACATTACTTGTGGCTGGCTTTGAACACAAACTCGATCCTGCTGTTCGTATCTATGCAAATCTTGCCAGTATGATTAATGAAGAAAATGCTAATTTAGTCCCTTGGAACCAAGCAAGAAGTAATGCTCCAGGTAGTAGTCAAGGTGTCAATTCATCTAATGACAATGCACTTGCTCTTTCACTTGGTTTACGCTACGACTTTTAA